The following proteins are encoded in a genomic region of Leifsonia psychrotolerans:
- the ribH gene encoding 6,7-dimethyl-8-ribityllumazine synthase, with the protein MSGAGSPTIAVDGTGLNVVIIAGQWHDVITDGLIAGASRVLENSGATWSLFRVPGSFELPVASKVALENGADAVVALGVIIRGGTPHFEYVSAAATDGLTRVALDTGKPVGFGVLTLDDEQQGLDRAGLPGSKEDKGEEAATAALQLARVLAELRG; encoded by the coding sequence ATGAGCGGAGCAGGCTCCCCCACCATCGCCGTCGACGGCACCGGACTGAACGTGGTGATCATCGCCGGCCAATGGCACGACGTGATCACCGACGGATTGATCGCCGGTGCCAGCCGGGTGCTCGAGAACTCGGGGGCAACCTGGTCACTTTTCCGAGTACCCGGCAGCTTCGAATTACCGGTGGCCAGCAAGGTCGCCCTTGAAAACGGGGCGGATGCCGTCGTCGCTCTCGGCGTGATCATTCGAGGTGGCACACCGCACTTCGAATACGTCTCGGCTGCTGCGACGGATGGCCTCACCCGAGTGGCACTGGACACCGGCAAGCCAGTCGGTTTCGGGGTACTCACCCTCGACGACGAGCAGCAGGGACTCGACCGGGCCGGGCTCCCCGGCTCGAAGGAAGACAAAGGCGAAGAGGCGGCGACCGCTGCGCTCCAGCTGGCCCGCGTGCTGGCGGAGCTGCGCGGATAG
- a CDS encoding DUF2269 family protein, with protein sequence METVMSILHVVAAVFIVGPMAILPMSAMRAVRAGNGSQVAALAKSTNLFSLLSLLVVVFGFGVLGMADEKYNLSVTTPWVLWSIILYVIALAVSLFLVVPTMRKAAEALETSANASAGASGGAAAARYPAIAAGSGVATLLLIAVVVLMVWKP encoded by the coding sequence ATGGAAACAGTCATGAGCATCCTGCACGTTGTCGCTGCCGTCTTTATCGTCGGGCCGATGGCCATTCTGCCGATGAGCGCCATGCGCGCCGTCCGGGCTGGGAACGGCAGCCAGGTCGCCGCGCTGGCGAAGTCCACCAACCTCTTCAGCCTGCTGTCGCTGCTCGTCGTTGTCTTCGGCTTCGGCGTGCTCGGCATGGCCGACGAGAAATACAATCTGTCGGTGACCACCCCCTGGGTTCTCTGGTCGATCATCCTCTATGTCATTGCGCTGGCCGTGAGTTTGTTCCTCGTCGTTCCGACCATGCGCAAGGCTGCGGAAGCCCTCGAAACGTCGGCGAATGCGTCGGCGGGTGCTTCTGGCGGGGCCGCAGCCGCTCGGTACCCTGCCATCGCGGCCGGCAGCGGAGTCGCCACTCTGCTGCTTATTGCTGTCGTCGTTCTGATGGTCTGGAAGCCGTAA
- a CDS encoding MFS transporter yields the protein MSAPATSLTGSDTAAPRNPRSRVILASLIGTTIEFYDFYVYATAAVLVFPHLFFPSGNDTTALLASFAVFGAAMVARPLGAVFFGHLGDRVGRKTTLVAALLTMGIATFLIGLLPTYALIGWFAPLLLVILRLAQGFALGGEWSGAALVATENAPKGKRAWYGTFPQMGAPIGFIIANGLFLIIAAVLPSTDPSRPSDAFLDWGWRIPFLFSAVMVIVGLWVRLKLVESDAFSKAVKTGTVVKTPLVAVFRSHWRQLILGTFFMLATYVLFYLMTTFSLSYGRAPIAPGDSAALPGLGYSYTTFVLMLIAGVVFFGIFTLLSGPWADKFGRRKTLIWVTLGIIVFGLLWVPLLGAGFAGVMLWLVIGFSLMGMTFGPMGALLPELFPTNVRYTGSGISYNVSSILGAAVAPFIAVWLWGLGEGSPFLVGIYLAAMGLLTLIALLLGKETKDVDIEL from the coding sequence ATGTCTGCACCCGCCACATCCCTCACCGGATCCGACACGGCCGCGCCGCGGAACCCGCGCAGTCGCGTCATCCTCGCCAGCCTCATCGGCACCACGATCGAGTTCTACGACTTCTATGTCTATGCCACCGCAGCGGTTCTCGTTTTTCCGCACCTCTTCTTTCCCTCCGGGAATGACACGACGGCACTGCTCGCCTCGTTCGCGGTGTTCGGCGCTGCCATGGTCGCTCGCCCCTTGGGCGCCGTGTTCTTCGGCCACCTTGGCGACCGGGTCGGCCGTAAAACCACGCTCGTCGCGGCTCTGCTCACCATGGGAATCGCAACATTCCTGATCGGTCTGCTGCCTACCTATGCCTTGATCGGCTGGTTTGCTCCGCTGCTTCTGGTGATTCTGCGTCTCGCGCAGGGCTTCGCGCTGGGCGGCGAATGGTCGGGCGCGGCACTCGTCGCAACCGAGAACGCACCGAAGGGCAAACGGGCCTGGTACGGAACGTTCCCGCAGATGGGTGCGCCGATCGGTTTCATCATTGCCAACGGACTCTTCCTGATCATTGCCGCGGTGCTGCCGTCGACCGACCCGTCGCGCCCATCGGATGCCTTCCTCGACTGGGGCTGGCGCATCCCGTTCCTGTTCAGCGCCGTCATGGTGATCGTCGGCCTGTGGGTGCGCTTGAAGCTCGTCGAGAGCGACGCGTTCTCGAAGGCAGTCAAGACCGGCACCGTCGTCAAGACCCCGTTGGTGGCCGTGTTCAGGTCGCACTGGCGCCAACTGATTCTCGGCACATTCTTCATGTTGGCCACCTATGTTCTCTTCTACCTGATGACCACGTTCTCGCTCAGCTACGGCCGAGCCCCGATCGCCCCGGGCGATTCTGCAGCGCTGCCCGGCCTCGGCTACAGCTACACCACCTTCGTGCTGATGTTGATCGCCGGCGTGGTCTTCTTCGGAATCTTCACGCTGCTCTCCGGCCCGTGGGCCGACAAGTTCGGTCGTCGCAAGACACTCATCTGGGTCACGCTCGGCATCATCGTCTTTGGTCTGCTCTGGGTGCCGTTGCTCGGCGCCGGTTTCGCAGGCGTCATGCTCTGGCTGGTCATCGGATTCAGCCTGATGGGAATGACGTTCGGTCCGATGGGCGCATTGCTGCCCGAACTGTTCCCGACCAATGTGAGATATACCGGTTCGGGAATCTCTTACAACGTGAGTTCGATTCTCGGTGCTGCCGTCGCGCCGTTCATTGCCGTCTGGCTCTGGGGACTCGGCGAGGGCAGCCCGTTCCTGGTCGGAATCTACCTGGCCGCAATGGGTCTGCTCACGCTGATCGCCCTGCTCCTGGGCAAGGAAACGAAGGATGTCGACATCGAGCTCTAA
- a CDS encoding ABC transporter transmembrane domain-containing protein, with protein sequence MSTSTSTPATSPSTSAAAAASVDTPRPGGRSRFGRRSGPETGPRAKFSHLLPYLLEHKKVLAFVTVLSVLGAAASLAQPLLVSQVIDIVQKGNPLGSLVWALIALVVISGLISGYQHYLLQRTGEGVVLSSRRKLITRMLHLPISEFDTRRTGDLVSRVGSDTTLLRAVLTQGLVEAIGGTLTFVGALIAMLVIDPVLLGLTVLVIAVSAVSVVLLSARIRTASQAAQAKVGDLASSVERAISAVRTVRASNATVREIAAVEKEAEGAWRMGIQVAKISALVVPIAGIAMQVSFLVVLGVGGYRVASGAISVADLVAFILFLFLMIMPLGQAFGAVTSVNSALGALGRIEEIIALPSEDQFDREIAPLAITVGAANELVNPDSAAIAFDNVHFTYASAVAPVDAETEVTGRAGSSAGADPASDLESVSTAESARQPVLRGVSFSAPRGLRTALVGPSGAGKSTILALIERFYDPKAGTVSLGGIDIRGLDRTALRSQIGYVEQDAPVLAGSLRDNLTLATPDATDDECIAVLHAVNLTEVLERDPAGLDAAVGEDGVMLSGGERQRLAIGRALLAAPPILLLDESTSSLDGVNEQKMRAAIDAVAKDRTLIVIAHRLSTVVDSDQIVVLEHGQVVGTGTHSELVVSTPLYRDLAKHQLLV encoded by the coding sequence GTGAGCACCTCCACGAGCACCCCTGCGACGTCCCCCTCCACATCCGCTGCAGCCGCGGCATCCGTCGACACGCCACGCCCCGGCGGGCGATCCCGATTCGGCCGCCGCTCTGGCCCCGAAACCGGGCCGCGCGCAAAGTTCAGCCACCTCTTGCCGTACCTACTTGAGCACAAGAAGGTGCTCGCCTTCGTGACGGTACTGAGTGTGCTCGGCGCCGCAGCCAGCCTGGCCCAGCCGCTGCTCGTCAGCCAGGTCATCGACATCGTCCAAAAGGGCAACCCGCTCGGCTCGCTCGTCTGGGCGCTCATCGCCCTCGTCGTCATCTCCGGGTTGATCAGCGGCTACCAGCATTACCTGCTGCAACGCACCGGTGAGGGCGTCGTGCTTTCGAGCCGACGCAAACTCATCACTCGGATGCTGCATCTTCCGATCTCGGAGTTCGACACCCGGCGCACGGGCGATCTCGTCTCACGGGTCGGCTCGGATACGACGCTGCTGCGGGCGGTACTCACGCAGGGCCTCGTCGAGGCGATCGGCGGCACGCTCACCTTCGTTGGCGCGCTCATCGCGATGCTCGTCATCGACCCGGTGCTGCTCGGCTTGACCGTGCTCGTCATCGCCGTGTCGGCCGTGAGCGTCGTGTTGCTGTCGGCCCGCATCCGCACCGCAAGCCAGGCCGCACAAGCCAAGGTCGGCGATCTGGCCTCGAGCGTCGAACGGGCCATCAGCGCCGTGCGCACCGTGCGCGCCTCAAACGCCACCGTGCGTGAAATCGCTGCCGTCGAGAAGGAAGCCGAGGGTGCCTGGCGGATGGGCATCCAGGTCGCCAAGATTTCGGCGTTGGTCGTCCCGATCGCGGGCATCGCCATGCAGGTGTCGTTCCTCGTCGTGCTCGGCGTGGGCGGCTACCGCGTCGCGAGCGGCGCGATCAGCGTCGCAGACCTCGTCGCCTTCATCCTTTTCCTGTTCCTGATGATCATGCCGCTCGGCCAGGCATTCGGCGCCGTCACGTCGGTGAACTCGGCGCTCGGCGCGCTTGGCCGCATCGAAGAGATCATCGCGCTGCCGAGTGAAGACCAGTTCGATCGCGAGATCGCTCCGCTGGCCATCACCGTCGGGGCAGCGAATGAGCTGGTGAACCCGGATTCCGCAGCCATCGCATTCGACAACGTGCACTTCACCTATGCCTCAGCGGTGGCGCCGGTCGATGCCGAAACCGAAGTGACCGGGCGCGCCGGTTCGTCGGCCGGCGCCGACCCCGCATCCGATCTGGAATCCGTCTCAACCGCCGAATCGGCGCGCCAGCCGGTGCTGCGCGGGGTCTCATTCAGTGCCCCGCGTGGGCTGCGCACCGCCCTGGTCGGCCCGTCGGGCGCGGGCAAGAGCACGATCCTGGCACTGATCGAGCGGTTCTACGACCCCAAAGCCGGCACCGTCAGCCTTGGCGGCATCGACATTCGCGGCCTCGACCGCACCGCCCTGCGCTCGCAGATCGGCTATGTCGAGCAGGATGCCCCGGTGCTGGCCGGCTCATTGCGCGACAACCTCACGCTCGCAACCCCCGACGCAACCGACGACGAGTGCATCGCCGTCTTGCACGCGGTCAACCTCACCGAGGTGCTCGAGCGCGACCCCGCCGGACTCGACGCAGCTGTCGGCGAGGACGGCGTCATGCTCTCGGGCGGCGAACGCCAGCGCCTCGCGATCGGTCGGGCGCTGCTGGCGGCCCCGCCGATTCTGCTTCTTGACGAGTCGACGTCGAGCCTCGACGGTGTAAACGAGCAGAAGATGCGCGCCGCGATCGACGCCGTCGCCAAAGATCGCACGCTGATTGTGATCGCACACCGGCTCTCGACTGTTGTTGATTCCGATCAGATCGTGGTGCTCGAGCATGGCCAGGTCGTGGGAACGGGAACGCACTCCGAGCTCGTGGTGTCGACCCCCCTCTACCGCGACCTGGCCAAGCACCAGCTGCTCGTCTAA
- a CDS encoding SCO7613 C-terminal domain-containing membrane protein, with the protein MGKNWSEAAAQLVDWLHCPRCEAVLGAAGWCSRCGADLTGPIGAELVTASTAAAEALARRETIMGRIPTVWPATHTAVPVTGAAMSASAANAAVRLPAGPSVSTVDRHVPVPAEAQSVAAAASGSQISVQSVLAVAGAGLLAVAALVFTFLNPELTSFATRTTIIAVITVAFVAGAWLFARRGLQFSAEAVGALAAVFAALDVWAFSQTAPDGVSVFVYAALGLFVGSAVFLGLGARRRIRTWLWAAVVGFALTPGFLGAAGGGEWAPVLGSLFVAIVVLVLHRVLAALEPGFGALLRTERTTATTLQIVAVVVAVVQLLLLWFGLPDLGPGRILGVATILLTLSAVATIGSWNGLKRFWSFVAGIFAVAAIGLLPFALRLTDEVWYLALVPLATGMALVAVSALRPAVAARRDSLQQGARTLALLSAVPTVFVAVQLLFWQLSPIRLIAVFGDIESVGSDLLPRDAGLAVILGVAAVSLTSGAQSWVLRRADAAGRFADRGAQGPLPHVVEKARPASIDRGARSQALWMGVLTLLTITGWSGFERGVQSAIGLALAAGLSLLLVGARSWAGRRPEASVGVGALTETAVRRPLIIGAHLLLGLAALIGWLQQHTMVGVGAATVLVLGVVALAMPARWNPLYLGIGYGYALIVFATALTRADVEGIAVLCLTTTLALVVALGVTLARWLSPRSWYAILIVTAVPFLLGIAAVLMVRSGWTALSTGIAFALAVTLMVTRRPGMTLLLRAASAALLVPALSVVVVCLGAWLFESSGSPIVLPIVAAIVACTAPTAGLIAAALRRRGIPARESDAARLWIEISAIVTGVLAVLLALVRAAAGLQTTFLVLVILGAGAAATAFTTRRRRAWWAAAASWTGALWCVWALQGVDVLEPYVLPPALTAVLVGALIVARGAESSRSFATALFATGLAVAVIPSLLALALSGTTSEFDGTGQSVLVVPWRTYGLIFASVILVLLGAFVMRAQASARLRPLRVLRRPTLVVATIAAGAGAVQAVRWGLAVDPLSFVTPTILMLQVLGFSVIAAVLAAASGAVFARRLAAISGAARLALSNDAVSEGAGAGRAAASPETDSTSTAPSRWRYAAATAFLVVGPITAIRFDAFSIGTLMVLTLALLTFMLVIVALARGRAVSLPPVWFIFGLAWCTAVAGWSPRELRVEAFSLPLGLALLGAGIIALRPVRGVADGAPDGQAMPRATVTSWPNGFVGSWRVLAPGIIVTFLPSVLATGTDPQTWRAILVMSFALAAILIGSVKRLAAPFVLGLAVLPIEVIVVFTVQIGQTINPLLWWITLAAVGAVLLVIAITSERKGTGVDGGFTARMRDLG; encoded by the coding sequence ATGGGGAAAAATTGGAGCGAGGCCGCCGCGCAGCTCGTCGATTGGCTGCACTGCCCGCGCTGTGAGGCCGTACTGGGTGCTGCCGGGTGGTGCTCCCGGTGCGGAGCCGACCTCACTGGGCCGATCGGTGCCGAGCTGGTCACGGCGTCGACAGCGGCCGCCGAGGCACTTGCGAGACGCGAGACGATCATGGGTCGTATTCCCACGGTGTGGCCTGCCACGCACACGGCTGTGCCGGTTACCGGTGCGGCTATGTCGGCATCCGCCGCGAATGCTGCCGTGCGACTCCCCGCCGGGCCGTCCGTCAGTACCGTCGACCGGCACGTGCCGGTTCCGGCTGAGGCCCAGTCCGTCGCCGCCGCCGCCTCAGGTTCGCAGATCAGCGTGCAGTCTGTGCTCGCCGTGGCTGGCGCCGGGTTGCTCGCGGTGGCGGCTCTCGTCTTCACTTTCCTGAACCCCGAGCTCACGAGCTTCGCAACGCGCACTACGATCATCGCCGTGATCACCGTGGCGTTCGTCGCCGGAGCCTGGCTCTTCGCTCGCCGTGGTCTGCAGTTCTCGGCCGAAGCCGTGGGCGCTCTGGCCGCGGTCTTCGCCGCGCTTGACGTGTGGGCCTTCAGCCAAACCGCTCCCGACGGGGTGAGTGTGTTCGTTTACGCCGCTCTCGGATTGTTCGTGGGTTCGGCCGTGTTCCTCGGGCTGGGGGCGCGCCGGCGCATCCGCACCTGGCTGTGGGCCGCAGTGGTGGGCTTCGCGCTCACCCCCGGTTTCCTGGGCGCAGCCGGCGGAGGCGAGTGGGCGCCGGTGCTCGGCAGCCTTTTCGTCGCGATCGTCGTGTTGGTGTTGCACCGTGTGCTCGCGGCGTTGGAGCCGGGCTTCGGAGCCCTGCTGAGAACCGAGCGCACGACGGCGACGACGCTGCAGATTGTCGCCGTGGTCGTCGCCGTGGTTCAGTTGCTGCTGCTGTGGTTCGGCCTGCCTGACCTGGGGCCGGGTCGCATCCTCGGAGTGGCGACCATTCTGCTCACGCTGTCGGCGGTCGCGACGATCGGCAGCTGGAACGGCCTGAAACGCTTCTGGAGTTTCGTGGCCGGCATCTTCGCCGTCGCCGCGATCGGCCTGCTGCCGTTTGCGCTGCGTCTCACCGACGAAGTCTGGTACCTCGCACTCGTGCCGCTGGCCACCGGCATGGCGCTGGTCGCGGTGTCGGCGCTGCGCCCTGCGGTCGCGGCACGCCGGGACAGCCTGCAGCAGGGTGCGCGCACCCTCGCCCTGCTCAGCGCCGTGCCGACGGTCTTTGTTGCCGTCCAACTGTTGTTCTGGCAGCTCTCTCCGATTCGACTGATCGCCGTGTTCGGCGACATCGAGAGTGTCGGCTCCGACCTGCTGCCGCGTGACGCCGGGCTCGCGGTCATCCTTGGCGTGGCGGCCGTGTCACTCACCTCGGGCGCACAATCCTGGGTGCTGCGTCGGGCGGATGCCGCCGGCCGATTCGCCGATCGCGGCGCGCAGGGCCCTCTCCCGCATGTGGTCGAGAAGGCCCGACCCGCCTCGATCGACCGCGGAGCCCGCAGTCAAGCCCTCTGGATGGGCGTACTCACACTGCTCACAATCACGGGTTGGAGCGGCTTCGAGCGTGGTGTTCAGTCGGCGATCGGCCTCGCTCTCGCCGCTGGACTCAGTCTGCTGCTCGTCGGGGCGCGTTCGTGGGCCGGCCGGCGCCCAGAGGCATCCGTGGGTGTCGGGGCGCTCACCGAAACAGCGGTGCGTCGCCCGCTCATCATCGGCGCGCACCTTCTGCTCGGACTCGCGGCACTGATCGGCTGGCTGCAGCAGCACACCATGGTTGGGGTGGGCGCCGCCACCGTGCTGGTGCTCGGCGTGGTGGCGCTGGCCATGCCCGCGCGCTGGAACCCGCTATACCTGGGCATCGGTTATGGCTATGCCCTCATCGTGTTCGCGACGGCGCTCACCCGTGCCGACGTCGAGGGAATCGCGGTGCTCTGCCTCACGACCACGCTCGCCCTGGTCGTGGCCCTCGGCGTGACGCTCGCACGCTGGCTCTCTCCGCGGAGCTGGTACGCGATTTTGATCGTGACGGCCGTGCCGTTCCTGTTGGGCATCGCCGCCGTTCTGATGGTGCGCAGTGGCTGGACCGCGCTCTCCACAGGCATCGCCTTCGCTCTCGCTGTGACGCTCATGGTGACGCGGCGCCCGGGCATGACGCTGCTGCTGCGGGCGGCCTCCGCTGCGCTGCTGGTACCGGCGCTGTCGGTCGTGGTCGTGTGCCTCGGAGCCTGGCTGTTCGAGTCGAGTGGGTCGCCCATCGTTCTGCCGATCGTCGCCGCAATCGTGGCCTGCACGGCGCCGACCGCCGGTCTGATCGCGGCGGCGCTCCGGCGGCGCGGGATCCCCGCTCGAGAATCGGATGCCGCCCGGCTGTGGATCGAGATCTCGGCCATTGTCACGGGCGTGCTTGCCGTCCTGCTCGCGCTGGTGCGTGCAGCGGCTGGCCTGCAGACGACATTCCTGGTTCTCGTCATTCTGGGAGCGGGTGCGGCGGCCACTGCATTCACGACTCGACGGCGCCGCGCCTGGTGGGCTGCGGCCGCCAGCTGGACCGGAGCGCTCTGGTGTGTGTGGGCGCTGCAGGGCGTCGATGTGCTCGAGCCGTACGTGTTGCCGCCGGCCTTGACAGCCGTACTCGTCGGCGCGCTCATCGTGGCACGAGGTGCAGAGAGTTCGCGCTCGTTCGCCACCGCACTCTTCGCCACGGGCCTGGCCGTCGCCGTGATACCCAGCCTCCTCGCCTTGGCGCTGAGCGGGACGACTTCCGAATTCGACGGCACCGGGCAATCCGTGTTGGTCGTCCCCTGGCGCACGTACGGGTTGATCTTCGCGTCTGTGATTCTCGTGCTGCTGGGCGCTTTTGTCATGAGAGCCCAGGCTTCGGCACGGCTGCGGCCGCTCCGCGTGTTGCGTCGGCCCACCCTCGTCGTTGCAACGATCGCCGCGGGTGCGGGGGCGGTGCAGGCCGTGCGCTGGGGGCTGGCCGTCGACCCGCTCTCCTTCGTCACTCCCACGATCCTCATGCTGCAGGTGCTCGGATTCAGTGTCATTGCAGCGGTCTTGGCTGCCGCGTCCGGCGCTGTGTTCGCCCGGCGCCTCGCCGCGATCAGCGGGGCCGCTCGGCTCGCACTGTCAAACGACGCTGTGTCGGAGGGCGCAGGGGCGGGCCGTGCCGCAGCCTCACCGGAAACAGATTCGACGTCGACTGCACCCTCGCGCTGGCGGTATGCGGCAGCGACAGCGTTCCTGGTGGTCGGGCCGATCACGGCCATCCGCTTCGATGCGTTCTCAATCGGCACGTTGATGGTGCTCACCCTCGCGCTGTTGACCTTCATGCTCGTCATCGTGGCGCTCGCTCGCGGTCGGGCCGTGTCGCTGCCTCCGGTCTGGTTCATCTTTGGCCTCGCTTGGTGCACGGCCGTCGCGGGTTGGAGCCCACGCGAGCTGCGGGTCGAGGCCTTTTCGCTGCCACTCGGCCTCGCCCTGCTCGGCGCGGGAATCATTGCGCTGCGCCCGGTGCGTGGCGTGGCCGACGGGGCACCCGATGGTCAGGCGATGCCGCGCGCCACGGTGACGTCGTGGCCCAACGGCTTCGTCGGATCCTGGCGGGTGCTTGCACCCGGCATCATCGTGACGTTCCTTCCGTCGGTGCTCGCCACGGGGACCGACCCGCAAACCTGGCGGGCCATTCTTGTGATGAGTTTCGCCCTCGCGGCGATCCTGATTGGTTCGGTGAAGCGCCTCGCCGCACCCTTCGTGCTCGGGCTGGCCGTGTTGCCGATCGAGGTGATCGTGGTGTTCACCGTGCAGATCGGTCAGACCATCAACCCGTTGCTCTGGTGGATCACGCTCGCAGCCGTCGGAGCGGTTCTGCTCGTGATCGCCATCACCTCGGAGCGCAAGGGCACCGGCGTCGACGGTGGATTCACGGCGCGCATGCGCGACCTGGGATAG